A single window of Luteipulveratus halotolerans DNA harbors:
- a CDS encoding ABC transporter permease: MTAGLEIGSKVVRETPRSRRIPTTYLIASGVIGLVLLSLLRWITGANDIDSGGIISAALIGAVPIGLAALGGLWSERAGVVNIGLEGMMILGTWGAAWAGIKWGPWMGLVGGVVAGLVGAAIHALATIGFGVDHIVSGVALNVIAPGATSYLASRTFTGMQGGGPTQSPQVDPLPRISVPGIADPLQDLETKHWFLLSDIAGILRGLLTNLSVLTIIAIGLVVLTWWVLWRTPFGLRLRSCGESPVAAETLGVNVYLYKVYGVLASGALAGLAGAFLVQVAANAYREGQTGGRGYIGLAAMLFGNWRPGGLAGGSLLFGYTDAARLRGGSTVHALILLAAVLLVAVGLWQLLRKGRILQGVIAIVVGVGALLLYLFTDEISSELAGTTPYVVTLLVMALASQRLRMPAANGKVYRRGEGH, encoded by the coding sequence ATGACCGCCGGCCTCGAGATCGGCAGCAAGGTCGTCCGCGAGACGCCGCGCAGCCGCAGGATCCCGACCACGTACCTCATCGCCTCTGGTGTCATCGGCCTCGTGCTGCTGTCGCTGCTGCGCTGGATCACGGGCGCCAACGACATCGACTCCGGCGGCATCATCAGCGCCGCCCTCATCGGCGCCGTGCCCATCGGTCTGGCCGCCCTCGGTGGCCTGTGGTCCGAGCGGGCGGGCGTGGTCAACATCGGCCTCGAGGGCATGATGATCCTCGGCACCTGGGGTGCGGCCTGGGCCGGCATCAAGTGGGGCCCGTGGATGGGCCTGGTCGGCGGCGTCGTCGCCGGTCTCGTGGGCGCGGCGATCCACGCGCTCGCCACGATCGGGTTCGGCGTCGACCACATCGTCTCGGGTGTGGCCCTTAACGTCATCGCGCCGGGCGCCACCAGCTATCTGGCCTCGCGCACGTTCACCGGTATGCAGGGTGGCGGCCCGACGCAGTCGCCCCAGGTCGATCCGCTGCCGCGGATCTCGGTGCCGGGCATCGCTGACCCGCTGCAGGACCTCGAGACCAAGCACTGGTTCCTGCTGTCCGACATCGCGGGCATCTTGCGCGGCCTGCTCACCAACCTGTCGGTGCTGACGATCATCGCGATCGGCCTGGTCGTCCTGACCTGGTGGGTGCTGTGGCGTACGCCGTTCGGCCTGCGTCTGCGCTCGTGCGGTGAGTCCCCGGTCGCGGCCGAGACGCTCGGCGTCAACGTCTACCTCTACAAGGTCTACGGCGTCCTCGCCTCCGGCGCGCTCGCCGGCCTGGCGGGTGCCTTCCTCGTTCAGGTCGCGGCCAACGCCTACCGCGAGGGCCAGACCGGTGGTCGCGGTTACATCGGTCTCGCCGCGATGCTGTTCGGCAACTGGCGGCCCGGCGGTCTCGCCGGCGGTTCGCTGCTGTTCGGCTACACCGACGCTGCGCGACTGCGGGGCGGCAGCACCGTGCATGCGCTGATCCTGCTCGCAGCCGTGCTGCTGGTGGCCGTCGGCCTGTGGCAGCTGTTGCGCAAGGGCCGCATCCTGCAGGGCGTGATCGCGATCGTGGTCGGCGTGGGTGCGCTGCTGCTCTACCTGTTCACCGACGAGATCAGCAGCGAGCTCGCCGGCACCACGCCCTACGTCGTGACCCTGCTGGTCATGGCTCTGGCCTCGCAACGCCTGCGGATGCCGGCGGCCAACGGCAAGGTCTACCGTCGCGGCGAGGGTCATTGA
- a CDS encoding ABC transporter permease, whose translation MMARFEPRRLALGIAAPVLALLVAVLVTSLILLITGDPVGDVWSQMLKAPKPGQATDMINNATVLYFSAIAVAIGFRMNLFNIGVDGQYRVAAFAAAAVGGEAFLPGPLNIVLILLVAMATGALWAGIAAWLKVTRGVSEVISTIMLNSIATGVVAWLLHKVAADQAEGSNDIGTKRLPDSSHLDGFVLLGGTQKKVYALVILAVLVGFLYWFVINRTRFGFDLRATGRSESAAVASGVNVKRMVLISMLLSGAVAGMVGLPLLLGENYNYGTDFQAGLGFSGIAIALIGRNNAVGIGLGALLWSYLEKQAVTLPIATDVDDSIVKIIQGVMVLAVVIAYEVVRRVGQRLEQQQVTTQLAAQDAEPAPEGASA comes from the coding sequence ATGATGGCGCGCTTCGAACCCCGCCGCCTCGCGCTCGGCATCGCCGCCCCGGTCCTGGCGCTGCTCGTCGCGGTGCTGGTCACCTCGCTCATCCTGCTGATCACCGGCGACCCGGTCGGTGACGTCTGGAGCCAGATGCTCAAGGCGCCCAAGCCGGGCCAGGCGACCGACATGATCAACAACGCGACCGTCCTGTACTTCTCGGCCATCGCGGTCGCGATCGGGTTCCGCATGAACCTGTTCAACATCGGCGTCGACGGCCAGTACCGCGTGGCGGCGTTCGCTGCGGCGGCGGTCGGTGGTGAGGCGTTCCTGCCCGGTCCGCTCAACATCGTGCTGATCCTGCTGGTCGCCATGGCGACCGGTGCGCTGTGGGCCGGCATCGCCGCCTGGCTCAAGGTCACCCGCGGTGTCAGCGAGGTCATCTCCACGATCATGCTCAACTCGATCGCGACCGGCGTGGTGGCCTGGCTGCTGCACAAGGTCGCAGCCGACCAGGCCGAGGGCAGCAACGACATCGGCACCAAGCGGCTGCCCGACTCCTCCCACCTCGACGGGTTCGTGCTGCTCGGCGGCACCCAGAAGAAGGTCTACGCCCTCGTCATCCTGGCGGTGCTCGTCGGCTTCCTCTACTGGTTCGTCATCAACCGCACCCGCTTCGGCTTCGACCTGCGCGCGACCGGCCGTTCCGAGAGCGCTGCGGTCGCGAGCGGTGTCAACGTCAAGCGGATGGTTCTCATCTCGATGCTGCTGTCGGGTGCCGTCGCCGGCATGGTCGGCCTGCCCCTCCTGCTGGGCGAGAACTACAACTACGGCACCGACTTCCAGGCCGGCCTCGGCTTCTCGGGCATCGCGATCGCGCTGATCGGCCGCAACAACGCCGTCGGCATCGGGCTCGGCGCGCTGCTGTGGTCCTACCTGGAGAAGCAGGCCGTCACGCTGCCCATCGCCACCGACGTCGACGACTCGATCGTCAAGATCATCCAGGGCGTGATGGTGCTGGCCGTCGTCATCGCCTACGAGGTCGTACGCCGCGTCGGCCAGCGCCTCGAGCAGCAGCAGGTCACCACACAGCTCGCGGCACAGGATGCCGAGCCTGCCCCGGAAGGAGCCTCGGCATGA
- a CDS encoding ABC transporter ATP-binding protein, producing the protein MPQTEVAVELHGITKRFPGVVANHDVEITVRRGTVHAIVGENGAGKSTLMKILYGVQRPDEGAIAVNGQQVDLHSPTDAIKAGIGMVFQHFMLADNLTVLENVVLGAEKLHGIGGGARKEIERISQAYGLGVRPGDLVADLGVGARQRVEILKVLYRGAKILILDEPTAVLVPQEVDELFDNLAELKAEGLTVLFISHKLDEVLKVADDITVIRRGTTVQTVDPKSVTARQLAELMVGSELPTPQTEESTVTDTVALEIRDVTLSAGAGPKVLDDIDLTIHAGEVVGIAGVEGNGQAELVEVVMGMRDADAGRIRFGDVDITDWHTREIREAGIGYIPEDRHRHALLLDAPLWENRILGHQTEEPNINGFLIDAKDAKADTQRIVDQYDVRTPSIHVTAGSLSGGNQQKLIIGREMSHAPKVLVAAHPTRGVDVGAQSAIWDHIREARREGLGVLLISADLDELIGLSDTIRVILRGRLSGEFDPDSVTAEQLGAAMTGADTKEEPA; encoded by the coding sequence GTGCCTCAGACCGAGGTCGCCGTCGAGCTCCACGGCATCACCAAACGCTTCCCCGGAGTCGTCGCCAACCACGACGTCGAGATCACGGTGCGTCGCGGCACCGTGCACGCGATCGTCGGTGAGAACGGCGCGGGCAAGTCCACGCTGATGAAGATCCTGTACGGCGTGCAGCGGCCGGACGAGGGGGCGATCGCCGTCAACGGGCAGCAGGTCGACCTGCACAGCCCGACCGACGCGATCAAGGCCGGCATCGGCATGGTGTTCCAGCACTTCATGCTCGCCGACAACCTGACCGTCCTGGAGAACGTCGTCCTCGGCGCCGAGAAGCTCCACGGCATCGGTGGTGGTGCACGCAAGGAGATCGAGCGCATCTCGCAGGCCTACGGGCTCGGCGTACGCCCCGGCGACCTGGTCGCCGACCTCGGCGTCGGCGCACGTCAGCGGGTCGAGATCCTCAAGGTCCTCTACCGCGGCGCCAAGATCCTCATCCTCGACGAGCCGACCGCAGTGCTCGTGCCGCAGGAGGTCGACGAGCTGTTCGACAACCTCGCCGAGCTCAAGGCCGAGGGCCTGACCGTGCTGTTCATCTCGCACAAGCTCGACGAGGTCCTCAAGGTCGCCGACGACATCACGGTGATCCGGCGCGGCACCACGGTCCAGACGGTCGACCCGAAGTCCGTGACCGCGCGCCAGCTCGCCGAGCTGATGGTCGGCTCCGAGCTGCCCACCCCGCAGACCGAGGAGTCCACGGTCACCGACACGGTGGCGCTGGAGATCCGCGACGTCACGCTCAGCGCAGGCGCGGGCCCCAAGGTCCTGGACGACATCGACCTGACCATCCACGCGGGTGAGGTCGTCGGCATCGCCGGTGTCGAGGGCAACGGCCAGGCCGAGCTCGTCGAGGTCGTCATGGGCATGCGCGACGCCGACGCGGGGCGCATCCGATTCGGTGACGTCGACATCACCGACTGGCACACCCGTGAGATCCGCGAGGCGGGCATCGGCTACATCCCCGAGGACCGTCACCGGCACGCGCTGCTGCTCGACGCGCCGCTGTGGGAGAACCGCATCCTCGGTCACCAGACCGAGGAGCCCAACATCAACGGCTTCCTCATCGACGCCAAGGACGCCAAGGCCGACACCCAGCGCATCGTCGACCAGTACGACGTGCGCACGCCGTCGATCCACGTCACCGCCGGCTCGCTGTCCGGTGGCAACCAGCAGAAGCTCATCATCGGTCGCGAGATGAGCCATGCGCCCAAGGTGCTGGTCGCCGCCCATCCGACCCGCGGTGTCGACGTCGGTGCCCAGTCGGCGATCTGGGACCACATCCGTGAGGCGCGACGTGAGGGCCTCGGCGTCCTGCTCATCTCGGCCGACCTCGACGAGCTCATCGGCCTGTCCGACACCATCCGGGTGATCCTGCGCGGCCGGCTGTCCGGCGAGTTCGACCCCGACTCCGTCACCGCCGAGCAGCTCGGTGCTGCCATGACCGGTGCCGACACGAAGGAGGAGCCGGCATGA
- a CDS encoding BMP family lipoprotein gives MAVAASTLTLGLAACGSDTDTGGSGSGSASGGAGGGGIKVGLAYDVGGRGDQSFNDSAAKGLDQAKQELGVTSKESEANQGEPESAREQRLQTLIDGGYNTIIAVGFAYAKAVGKVAKDNPDVKFAIIDDASADSAGTNVAQITFAENEGSYLIGAAAALKSKKNHIGFVGGVQTPLIKKFEAGYLAGAKKIKPSIKVDTTYLTQPPDFSGFADPAKGKTAADGQFQGGADIIYHAAGGSGAGVFTAAKNAGAGHLAIGVDSDQALTADPSVRSLIMTSMVKNVNVGVFDFIKSVKDGSFKGGKREFALKDGGVSVATTGGQINDIKAQLDQLREQIIAGSIKVPATTP, from the coding sequence ATGGCGGTCGCTGCGTCGACCCTGACTCTCGGTCTGGCCGCGTGCGGCTCGGACACCGACACCGGCGGCTCCGGTTCCGGCAGCGCCTCCGGTGGCGCCGGCGGCGGCGGCATCAAGGTCGGCCTCGCCTATGACGTGGGTGGCCGTGGCGACCAGTCGTTCAACGACTCCGCCGCCAAGGGCCTGGACCAGGCCAAGCAGGAGCTCGGCGTCACCTCCAAGGAGTCCGAGGCCAACCAGGGCGAGCCCGAGTCGGCCCGTGAGCAGCGCCTGCAGACGCTGATCGACGGCGGCTACAACACGATCATCGCGGTCGGCTTCGCCTACGCCAAGGCCGTCGGCAAGGTCGCCAAGGACAACCCCGATGTGAAGTTCGCGATCATCGACGACGCCTCGGCCGACTCCGCCGGCACGAACGTCGCGCAGATCACCTTCGCCGAGAACGAGGGCTCCTACCTCATCGGTGCGGCCGCCGCGCTGAAGTCCAAGAAGAACCACATCGGCTTCGTCGGCGGTGTGCAGACCCCGCTGATCAAGAAGTTCGAGGCCGGCTACCTCGCGGGCGCCAAGAAGATCAAGCCGTCGATCAAGGTCGACACCACCTACCTCACCCAGCCGCCGGACTTCAGCGGCTTCGCCGACCCGGCCAAGGGCAAGACGGCCGCTGACGGTCAGTTCCAGGGTGGCGCCGACATCATCTACCACGCCGCGGGTGGTTCGGGTGCGGGTGTCTTCACCGCTGCCAAGAACGCCGGCGCCGGTCACCTCGCCATCGGCGTCGACTCCGACCAGGCGCTGACCGCCGACCCGAGCGTGCGGTCGCTGATCATGACCTCGATGGTCAAGAACGTCAACGTCGGCGTCTTCGACTTCATCAAGTCGGTCAAGGACGGCTCCTTCAAGGGCGGCAAGCGCGAGTTCGCCCTCAAGGACGGTGGCGTCAGCGTGGCGACCACGGGCGGTCAGATCAACGACATCAAGGCCCAGCTCGACCAGCTGCGCGAGCAGATCATCGCCGGCTCCATCAAGGTGCCGGCCACCACTCCCTGA
- a CDS encoding amidohydrolase, translating into MNPRLPTQHLGNDLVAAVRARVDDLQALLVQVRRDLHVHPELSWQETRTTAVIAEQLAAAGVEHRLLPGTGLIADIGPADAEQRVALRADIDALPVHDATGLSYASADDGAAHACGHDVHTTAVLGAALALKQHESELAAHGRAVRFLFQPAEEVIPGGSHHVIDHGGLEDVHQVFAVHCDPSIDVGRVGLVTGALTSACDAVTVTLTGKGGHTSRPHLTQDLTFALAKVVTDVPAALSRRLDPRAGAALVWGHVQAGNASNVIPAEGMVSGTLRLLDVDVWREADGLVEQLVNEVVAPYAVAARTHHVRGVPPVVNSAAAVLSLSRAAAAAFGADAVVPTRQSLGGEDFSWYLTHVPGAMARLGTRTPDGPTYELHQGDLVVDERAITGGARLLASAALYHATHEDDSPLR; encoded by the coding sequence GTGAACCCGCGACTTCCCACCCAGCACCTCGGCAACGACCTGGTGGCTGCGGTGCGCGCGCGGGTCGACGACCTGCAGGCCCTGCTGGTCCAGGTCCGGCGCGACCTGCACGTGCACCCCGAGCTGTCCTGGCAGGAGACCCGGACGACCGCGGTCATCGCCGAGCAGCTCGCCGCCGCCGGTGTCGAGCACCGGCTGCTGCCGGGCACGGGCCTGATCGCCGACATCGGCCCCGCGGACGCCGAGCAGCGGGTCGCGCTCCGCGCCGACATCGACGCCCTTCCCGTCCACGACGCGACCGGGCTGTCCTACGCCTCGGCCGACGACGGTGCGGCCCACGCGTGCGGTCACGACGTGCACACCACCGCCGTGCTCGGTGCCGCGCTCGCGCTCAAGCAGCACGAGTCGGAGCTGGCCGCGCACGGGCGGGCGGTGCGTTTCCTGTTCCAGCCGGCCGAGGAGGTCATCCCGGGCGGCTCGCACCACGTCATCGACCACGGCGGCCTCGAGGACGTCCACCAGGTGTTCGCAGTGCACTGCGACCCGAGCATCGACGTGGGTCGGGTCGGTCTGGTCACCGGCGCCCTCACCTCGGCCTGCGACGCGGTCACCGTGACGCTGACGGGCAAGGGCGGTCACACCTCGCGCCCGCACCTGACCCAGGACCTCACCTTCGCCCTCGCCAAGGTCGTCACCGACGTGCCCGCCGCGTTGTCCCGTCGGCTCGACCCGCGCGCCGGCGCTGCCCTGGTCTGGGGTCACGTTCAGGCCGGCAACGCCTCCAACGTCATCCCGGCCGAGGGCATGGTCTCGGGCACCCTGCGGCTGCTCGACGTCGACGTGTGGCGCGAGGCCGACGGTCTGGTCGAGCAGCTCGTCAACGAGGTCGTCGCGCCGTACGCCGTCGCCGCCCGCACCCATCACGTGCGCGGGGTGCCGCCGGTCGTCAACTCCGCGGCGGCCGTGCTGTCTTTGAGCCGAGCAGCCGCTGCCGCGTTCGGCGCGGACGCCGTCGTGCCGACCCGCCAGTCGCTCGGGGGTGAGGACTTCTCCTGGTACCTCACGCACGTCCCCGGGGCGATGGCCCGGCTCGGGACGCGTACGCCCGACGGGCCGACGTACGAGCTGCACCAGGGCGACCTCGTCGTCGACGAGCGGGCGATCACCGGGGGAGCGAGACTGCTCGCATCGGCGGCGCTCTATCACGCGACGCACGAGGACGACTCACCCCTCCGATAA
- a CDS encoding barstar family protein, with translation MSARPDDLQAVLRERGSGLYDGAAPAEQVLDLARREGWTALHLDTTAAPDKVALLEAVQRDLALPDWFGRNWDALADALSDLRAEPGVLVAWTGSDDVDPAVRRTAVEILQERADEGEGGFVVVLIAG, from the coding sequence ATGAGCGCGCGACCCGACGACCTGCAGGCCGTCCTGCGCGAGCGCGGCTCCGGTCTGTACGACGGCGCCGCGCCTGCCGAGCAGGTCCTCGACCTGGCCCGCCGTGAGGGCTGGACCGCGCTGCACCTGGACACCACAGCGGCTCCCGACAAGGTCGCGCTGCTCGAGGCGGTCCAGCGAGACCTGGCCCTGCCCGACTGGTTCGGTCGCAACTGGGACGCTCTGGCTGACGCGCTGTCCGACCTGCGCGCCGAACCGGGGGTTCTGGTGGCGTGGACCGGCAGCGACGACGTCGACCCGGCGGTCCGGCGTACGGCCGTGGAGATCCTGCAGGAGCGTGCTGACGAGGGCGAGGGTGGTTTCGTCGTCGTGCTGATCGCGGGCTAG
- a CDS encoding ribonuclease domain-containing protein, which yields MADAKSGLAWVWKNWVLVIVSLLLLILVIVWGARGGTPDEVIPTTRPAATADSSAGASGAASDPTGQQDDLPTIAYADLPREAKTTLGLIARGGPYPYKQDGMTFRNRERLLPADGRYQEFTVVTPDERDRGARRIIKERRGTLYYTDDHYESFKRIRR from the coding sequence ATGGCTGACGCCAAGAGCGGGCTCGCCTGGGTCTGGAAGAACTGGGTCCTGGTGATCGTCAGTCTCCTGCTGCTGATCCTGGTGATCGTGTGGGGTGCCCGCGGCGGCACCCCGGACGAGGTCATCCCGACGACCCGACCCGCGGCGACCGCGGACAGCAGCGCGGGCGCCTCCGGCGCGGCGAGCGACCCGACAGGGCAGCAGGACGACCTGCCGACGATCGCGTACGCCGACCTGCCGCGCGAGGCGAAGACGACGCTGGGGCTGATCGCCCGGGGCGGCCCCTACCCGTACAAGCAGGACGGCATGACGTTCCGCAACCGCGAACGCCTGCTGCCGGCCGACGGTCGCTACCAGGAGTTCACCGTCGTGACTCCGGATGAGCGTGACCGCGGCGCCCGGCGCATCATCAAAGAACGCCGCGGCACGCTCTACTACACCGACGACCACTACGAGTCCTTCAAGAGGATCCGCCGATGA
- a CDS encoding quinone-dependent dihydroorotate dehydrogenase, producing MTPRALDLGYRSLVRPTLFRLGHGDAEHAHHTTLRRLAQLGERPRVLAQLRRALRVPTDPVTLAGIRFPGRVGLAAGVDKDGVGVKAWDSLGFGHVELGTVTARPQPGNDKPRLFRLVDSQGVINRMGFNNAGSEALAETLRRAGDPGIPIGVSIGKTKTTAVGDAVGDYLASLRALDGLASYVAVNVSSPNTPGLRSLQDREPLRELLAAITSEAAHLGRRRLSRPTPIFVKVAPDLTDEALDEVLEVVHETDVSGIIATNTTLSRDGVAASDLPLAEEVGGLSGAPLTRRARYVVRRLAGETDLPVIGVGGVMTAADGRALIDAGADLVQIYTGFIYRGPALVAELNHELRHG from the coding sequence GTGACACCTCGAGCCCTCGACCTGGGCTACCGCTCGCTCGTGCGTCCGACCCTGTTCCGGCTCGGCCACGGTGATGCCGAGCACGCCCACCACACGACGTTGCGCCGGCTCGCTCAGCTGGGGGAGCGCCCCCGTGTGCTGGCCCAGCTGCGTCGTGCGCTGCGCGTACCCACCGACCCGGTGACGCTCGCGGGCATCCGGTTCCCCGGTCGTGTCGGCCTGGCTGCCGGCGTCGACAAGGACGGTGTCGGCGTCAAGGCCTGGGACTCACTCGGCTTCGGTCACGTCGAGCTCGGCACCGTGACCGCTCGACCGCAGCCCGGCAACGACAAGCCGCGGCTGTTCCGGCTCGTCGACAGCCAGGGCGTCATCAACCGCATGGGCTTCAACAACGCCGGGTCCGAGGCGCTGGCCGAGACCCTCCGGCGGGCAGGCGACCCCGGCATCCCGATCGGCGTGAGCATCGGCAAGACCAAGACGACCGCGGTCGGTGACGCGGTGGGCGACTACCTCGCCAGTCTGCGGGCGCTCGACGGCCTCGCGAGCTACGTCGCCGTCAACGTGTCGAGTCCCAACACTCCCGGTCTGCGTTCGTTGCAGGACCGCGAGCCGTTGCGCGAGCTGCTCGCCGCGATCACCTCCGAGGCCGCCCACCTGGGCCGTCGCCGGCTGTCGAGGCCCACGCCGATCTTCGTCAAGGTGGCGCCCGACCTCACCGACGAGGCGCTCGACGAGGTGCTCGAGGTCGTCCACGAGACCGATGTCAGCGGCATCATCGCCACCAACACGACGCTGTCGCGCGACGGTGTCGCCGCGAGCGATCTCCCTCTCGCCGAGGAGGTCGGCGGACTGTCCGGCGCGCCGCTGACGCGGCGGGCCCGCTACGTCGTACGCCGACTGGCCGGCGAGACCGACCTGCCCGTGATCGGCGTCGGCGGGGTCATGACCGCAGCCGACGGGCGCGCGCTCATCGACGCAGGAGCAGACCTCGTGCAGATCTACACCGGCTTCATCTACCGCGGCCCGGCGCTGGTCGCCGAGCTCAACCACGAGCTGCGACATGGCTGA
- a CDS encoding mannose-1-phosphate guanylyltransferase produces MSDSGGEIEGFWAVVPAGGSGTRLWPLSRAGSPKFLYDLTGTGRSLLQGTVDRLAPLSGERLMVVTGGLHAEAAREQLPDLGEDDLIVEPSPRDSMPAIGLAAAILERRDPEAVLGSFAADHVIRDDEGFRECVRQAVAVARTGKLVTLGIEPTHASTGFGYIQIGKELEVEGAPDARGVQAFVEKPDGVTAQRYLESGEYRWNAGMFVVGAADLLDMLARYQPVMANYLRSIAANPLRLNELWPRLTKIAIDPAIAEPAAVDGRVAVVPGTFDWDDVGDYASLASLVVEAEGTPGVKVLGEPDLVVMQDATGFVAPQSGRTVVALGLDDVVVVDTEDAVLVTTQERAQDVKKIVERLKLSGREYLT; encoded by the coding sequence ATGTCTGACTCGGGTGGCGAGATCGAGGGCTTCTGGGCCGTGGTGCCTGCGGGCGGCTCGGGCACACGGCTGTGGCCGTTGTCCCGCGCGGGTTCGCCGAAGTTCCTCTACGACCTGACCGGCACCGGCCGCTCGCTGCTGCAGGGCACGGTCGACCGGCTCGCACCCTTGTCCGGTGAGCGACTGATGGTCGTGACGGGCGGTCTGCACGCCGAGGCCGCCCGCGAGCAGCTGCCCGACCTGGGCGAGGACGACCTCATCGTCGAGCCGTCCCCGCGCGACTCCATGCCCGCGATCGGTCTGGCCGCCGCGATCCTCGAGCGCCGAGACCCTGAGGCCGTGCTGGGCTCGTTCGCCGCCGACCACGTGATCCGCGACGACGAGGGCTTCCGCGAGTGCGTACGCCAGGCCGTCGCGGTCGCGCGCACCGGCAAGCTCGTCACGCTGGGCATCGAGCCGACCCACGCCTCGACCGGTTTCGGCTACATCCAGATCGGCAAGGAGCTCGAGGTCGAGGGCGCACCCGACGCGCGTGGAGTCCAGGCGTTCGTCGAGAAGCCCGACGGCGTCACGGCCCAGCGCTACCTCGAGAGCGGCGAATACCGGTGGAACGCCGGCATGTTCGTCGTCGGTGCCGCTGACCTGCTCGACATGCTCGCTCGCTACCAGCCCGTGATGGCCAACTACCTGCGCTCGATCGCGGCCAACCCGCTGCGTCTCAACGAGCTGTGGCCGCGCCTGACCAAGATCGCCATCGACCCGGCCATCGCCGAGCCCGCGGCGGTCGACGGACGGGTGGCCGTCGTCCCTGGCACGTTCGACTGGGACGACGTGGGCGACTACGCCTCTCTCGCGTCGCTCGTGGTCGAGGCGGAGGGCACCCCGGGCGTCAAGGTGCTCGGCGAGCCCGACCTCGTGGTCATGCAGGACGCCACGGGCTTCGTCGCGCCCCAGTCCGGGCGCACCGTCGTCGCGCTCGGACTGGACGACGTCGTGGTGGTCGACACCGAGGACGCCGTCCTGGTCACGACCCAGGAGCGCGCCCAGGACGTCAAGAAGATCGTCGAGCGGCTCAAGCTGTCCGGCCGCGAGTACCTCACCTGA
- a CDS encoding glycosyltransferase family 4 protein has translation MTESFLPTLNGVTTSVCRVLDCLRAAGHDALVICPGPAPASYAGFPVHTVMGVTLRQFRVGLPSYGIEKILKDFRPDVVHAASPFGLGARGLAAARNLRIPAVAIYQTDMPSYLKQHGGPAGGFVEKASWRWIRHMHTLADLTLVPSTQTLSELRGHGVPRTALWRRGVDTEMFDPARREESAVQDLREMLAPAGETIVGYVGRLAPEKEVRRLAEVADLPGVSLCIVGDGPSRASLERLLPKASFLGYRSGLPLAQAYAALDVFAHTGTKETFGQTLQEAMAAGLPVVAPAAGGPLDIVKPGVTGLLFDPDHDGALRQAVGGLVADGSMRDRMGTAARAKVADRSWMSLVEELIAYYDTVISPSWSTRSPAAA, from the coding sequence GTGACCGAGTCGTTCCTGCCGACGCTCAACGGTGTGACCACCAGCGTCTGCCGCGTCCTGGACTGCCTGCGCGCAGCCGGGCACGACGCCCTGGTGATCTGCCCCGGCCCGGCGCCCGCGTCGTACGCCGGGTTCCCCGTCCACACGGTGATGGGCGTGACGCTGCGCCAGTTCCGGGTGGGCCTTCCGTCGTACGGCATCGAGAAGATCCTCAAGGACTTCCGCCCGGACGTCGTGCACGCCGCCTCGCCGTTCGGCCTGGGAGCACGCGGCCTCGCCGCCGCCCGCAACCTGCGCATCCCCGCCGTCGCGATCTACCAGACCGACATGCCGAGCTATCTCAAGCAGCACGGCGGCCCCGCCGGCGGCTTCGTCGAGAAGGCGTCCTGGCGCTGGATCCGGCACATGCACACGCTCGCCGACCTCACGCTCGTCCCCAGCACCCAGACGCTGAGCGAGCTGCGCGGCCACGGCGTACCCCGCACGGCCCTGTGGCGTCGCGGCGTCGACACCGAGATGTTCGACCCGGCCCGGCGCGAGGAGAGCGCCGTGCAGGACCTGCGCGAGATGCTCGCCCCCGCCGGCGAGACAATCGTCGGGTACGTCGGCCGGCTGGCTCCCGAGAAGGAGGTCCGCCGGCTCGCCGAGGTCGCCGACCTGCCGGGCGTGAGCCTGTGCATCGTCGGTGACGGCCCGTCGCGTGCGTCGCTGGAGCGGTTGCTGCCGAAGGCGAGCTTCCTCGGCTACCGCTCGGGTCTGCCCCTGGCGCAGGCGTACGCCGCCCTCGACGTGTTCGCGCACACCGGCACCAAGGAGACGTTCGGGCAGACACTGCAGGAGGCGATGGCCGCGGGCCTGCCGGTCGTCGCTCCCGCCGCGGGTGGCCCGCTCGACATCGTCAAGCCCGGCGTGACCGGTCTGCTGTTCGACCCCGACCACGACGGTGCACTCCGCCAGGCGGTCGGTGGCCTGGTCGCCGACGGTTCGATGCGTGACCGGATGGGTACGGCCGCGCGGGCCAAGGTCGCCGACCGCTCGTGGATGTCGCTGGTCGAGGAGCTCATCGCCTACTACGACACCGTGATCTCGCCGAGCTGGTCGACCCGCTCCCCCGCCGCCGCCTGA